A window of Ipomoea triloba cultivar NCNSP0323 chromosome 2, ASM357664v1 contains these coding sequences:
- the LOC116009731 gene encoding uncharacterized protein LOC116009731 — MKYESCEADWGTRMEWNRGKLFTLIYLNLTLILLIRSSRAWTGEIHGRVVCDVCGDSTVGPEDHVLEGAEVAVLCITKSGEVLNYQAFTNSNGIYTVAETMPESDRWDACLARPISSFHEQCTHLRDGSSGVKFSYNHKSGYSHTVKPFVYHPAILPTYCI; from the exons ATGAAATACGAAAGCTGTGAAGCAGACTGGGGAACTAGAATGGAGTGGAATCGGGGGAAACTTTTCACTCTAATCTATCTCAATCTAACTCTAATTCTCTTGATAAGAAGCTCGAGAGCTTGGACCGGCGAAATCCATGGCAGAGTCGTTTGTGATGTCTGCGGCGATTCTACTGTTGGCCCTGAAGACCATGTTTTGGAAG GAGCAGAGGTTGCCGTTCTTTGCATAACAAAGTCCGGGGAAGTTCTAAACTATCAGGCGTTCACAAACTCCAACGGGATATACACAGTAGCGGAGACTATGCCAGAGAGTGATCGCTGGGACGCATGCCTAGCTCGGCCCATAAGCAGCTTCCATGAACAATGCACGCACCTGAGAGATGGCAGTTCGGGAGTTAAGTTCAGCTACAATCACAAATCAGGCTATTCACATACTGTCAAACCGTTTGTTTATCATCCCGCCATCCTCCCAACCTACTGCATATGA